Proteins encoded in a region of the Isosphaeraceae bacterium EP7 genome:
- a CDS encoding TolC family protein, whose protein sequence is MNEKKPFTLLGIRKSLVVMAMVSTAHLAELGVHRCWAQPQAVLIPALPQHSTPETFRLTLDDARQRILANHKLLRLAALNVQGKGHETSAARADYFPKIVGNTVYLHFNDSLGSVVSTQGRPILGIPAKTVAVNVLNQNTSFTNVTVLQPITDLIKVRQGVQVAQADENIAQAQLEKGMRELLGGMEQLYWGLLATQRIRAGVVEGYSGAQKLAELGTVETRTALLEARQALQQVNVQFADLQEQLDILLDLPPSTILELIEPPLPGLPVACADDAIKLAMETSPDLREAAANIAKADAATRAARLDFVPSIAAMGGYTNQTGASYIQQNIGYVGLVGSYTFVDWGKRKNVIRGREHLISMAHLKYRQTQDELFQKTLKAYRGMSESHEALILAQELVELRKEAEEKALPAAQTNPVGLIEASKARTTAEVDYVKADLGYRQAHMELCMLIGR, encoded by the coding sequence GTGAACGAAAAGAAGCCCTTCACCCTACTCGGTATTCGAAAGTCTTTGGTCGTCATGGCGATGGTGAGCACCGCCCATCTTGCCGAACTTGGCGTCCACCGCTGTTGGGCACAGCCGCAGGCCGTCCTGATCCCTGCCCTGCCACAGCACTCCACGCCGGAAACCTTCCGCCTGACACTCGACGACGCCAGGCAGCGGATTCTCGCGAATCATAAGCTCCTCAGGCTCGCCGCCCTTAACGTCCAGGGAAAGGGTCATGAGACGAGCGCAGCCCGAGCCGACTACTTCCCGAAGATCGTCGGGAACACCGTGTATCTGCACTTCAATGATTCGTTGGGTTCGGTCGTCAGCACCCAGGGGCGCCCGATCCTTGGAATCCCCGCGAAGACGGTTGCCGTGAACGTGTTGAACCAAAACACATCGTTCACGAACGTCACGGTCCTCCAGCCTATCACGGACCTCATTAAGGTCCGCCAGGGGGTCCAGGTCGCCCAGGCCGATGAGAATATTGCTCAGGCCCAGCTCGAAAAAGGGATGCGAGAACTTCTCGGTGGCATGGAGCAGCTCTACTGGGGGCTCCTGGCGACTCAACGAATCCGCGCCGGTGTCGTCGAAGGATATTCCGGGGCACAGAAACTTGCCGAACTCGGCACCGTCGAGACCCGGACTGCGTTGCTCGAGGCAAGGCAGGCACTCCAGCAAGTTAACGTCCAGTTTGCTGACCTTCAGGAGCAGCTCGATATCCTCTTGGATCTGCCCCCTTCCACGATCCTAGAATTGATCGAGCCACCCCTGCCCGGACTGCCAGTCGCCTGCGCCGATGATGCGATCAAACTCGCCATGGAAACCAGCCCGGACCTGCGGGAAGCCGCGGCCAACATCGCCAAGGCCGACGCCGCGACCCGCGCCGCCCGTCTCGACTTCGTGCCGAGTATCGCCGCGATGGGCGGCTATACGAACCAGACGGGTGCGTCGTACATCCAGCAGAATATCGGCTACGTCGGCCTCGTGGGTTCGTACACGTTCGTCGACTGGGGCAAGCGGAAGAATGTGATCCGCGGTCGCGAGCACCTGATCAGCATGGCGCACCTGAAATACAGGCAAACCCAGGACGAGCTGTTTCAGAAGACGTTGAAAGCATATCGGGGCATGTCCGAGAGCCATGAGGCCCTGATCCTCGCCCAGGAGCTGGTCGAACTCCGCAAGGAGGCCGAGGAGAAGGCGCTCCCAGCGGCACAGACGAATCCCGTTGGCCTGATCGAGGCGTCGAAGGCCCGCACGACGGCGGAGGTGGACTACGTGAAGGCGGATCTCGGTTACCGCCAAGCCCACATGGAGCTTTGCATGCTGATCGGCCGTTAG
- a CDS encoding IS701 family transposase, which translates to MASTDAAFSPEDVHDWGRQIDEVARRIGARFPRSETRDRVRAYLIGLLGPVQRKNAWQVAEQIGDETPYGVQYLMGRADWDPDSVRDDLRAYVVETLGDPDAVLILDETGFLKKGTKSVGVARQYTGTAGRIENAQVGVFLAYASRHGVAFLDRTLYLPEEWAGDPGRCKAAGVPEKTAFATKIRLARAMLERAFKAGVPAAWVTGDEVYGAWELRRWLEEQKRPYVLAVRANQYVWAGSGQAAVATLTRALPKQAWHKITIAAGSKGPRRYAWAWLEINSDLGPAWRRWLLVRKSLDGREELAYSIAAGPSRTTLTRLAQTAGARWAVEGGFEAAKQEAGLADYEVRSWTGWHRHITLALLAHAVLAAIRRLAGAPPKKSRPTSRS; encoded by the coding sequence ATGGCCAGCACCGATGCCGCCTTCAGCCCCGAGGACGTCCACGATTGGGGGCGGCAGATCGACGAGGTGGCCCGCCGGATCGGGGCGAGGTTTCCTCGAAGCGAGACCCGCGATCGCGTCCGGGCCTATCTCATCGGCCTGCTCGGGCCGGTCCAGCGGAAGAACGCCTGGCAGGTCGCCGAGCAGATCGGTGACGAGACGCCCTACGGCGTCCAGTACCTCATGGGCCGGGCCGACTGGGACCCCGACTCCGTCCGCGACGACCTGCGGGCCTACGTCGTCGAGACGCTCGGCGACCCCGACGCCGTGCTGATCCTCGACGAGACCGGGTTCCTCAAGAAGGGGACCAAGTCGGTGGGCGTGGCGAGGCAATACACCGGCACCGCGGGCCGGATCGAGAACGCCCAGGTCGGGGTCTTCCTCGCGTACGCCAGCCGGCATGGCGTCGCGTTCCTCGACCGCACGCTGTACCTGCCCGAGGAGTGGGCCGGCGACCCCGGGCGGTGCAAGGCGGCGGGTGTCCCGGAGAAGACCGCCTTCGCGACCAAGATCCGGCTGGCCAGGGCGATGCTCGAGCGGGCGTTCAAGGCCGGGGTGCCTGCGGCGTGGGTGACCGGCGACGAGGTCTACGGCGCGTGGGAGTTGCGGCGGTGGCTGGAAGAGCAGAAGCGGCCGTACGTGCTGGCGGTCCGGGCCAACCAGTATGTCTGGGCGGGGTCCGGGCAGGCCGCGGTCGCCACCCTGACCAGAGCGTTGCCGAAGCAGGCCTGGCACAAGATCACCATCGCGGCGGGCAGCAAGGGGCCGAGGCGGTACGCCTGGGCGTGGCTGGAGATCAACAGCGACCTGGGCCCGGCATGGAGGCGGTGGCTGCTGGTGCGCAAGAGTCTGGATGGCCGCGAGGAGTTGGCGTACTCCATCGCGGCCGGCCCGAGCCGCACGACGTTAACCCGGCTGGCCCAGACCGCCGGGGCTCGCTGGGCGGTGGAGGGCGGTTTCGAGGCGGCCAAGCAGGAGGCTGGACTGGCCGACTACGAGGTGCGGAGTTGGACCGGCTGGCATCGGCACATCACCCTGGCCCTGCTGGCCCATGCCGTCCTGGCCGCGATCCGGAGACTTGCCGGCGCACCGCCCAAAAAAAGTCGGCCGACGAGCCGGAGTTGA
- a CDS encoding arylsulfatase, whose translation MGPNSSVDDQQTFKLDRTVLPILEPKLPPITELDARNAKAPPRFEVKAPAKAPNVLVVLIDDMGFGQSSAFGGPIHMPTLEKMAKGGLRYNQFHTTALCSPSRAALLTGRNHHVCNMGSITETATAFPGQTGQRPNSVAPLAEMLRLNGYSTSAFGKSHETAAWEVSPSGPTDRWPTRAGFDKFYGFIGGEANQWSPAIYEDMTRIEVPKDPNYHLMTDLANQAIKWTNFQKSLTPDKPFFTYFAPGATHAPHHVPKEWIAKYKGKFDQGWDTLREETLSRQIKLGVVPSGTKLAPKPDAIKDWDKLGVDEKRLFARQMEVFAGFGEYADYEVGRVIQAIDDLGQLDNTLVFYIVGDNGASGEGTMNGLFNEMTYFNGVPETVPEILKHLDELGGPSSYGHYAAGWAVAGDAPFAWTKQVAGSYGGTRNGMVIHWPEGIAAKGEIRSQWHHVIDIAPTILEAAGLPEPTVVNTTPQTPIEGVSMLYSFADAKAKDRHKTQYFEIFGNRGIYHDGWLAHTVHRAAWEMTPRRPFLEDKWELYHVDEDFSSANDVAAKHPEKLKELQELFLKEATKNHALPLDDRVIERANAALAGRPDLMAGRTSLTVYEGMIGMTENVFINTKNKSHTITAEVQVPKGGVNGVILSQAGRFGGWSLYVKDGKPAYTYNFLGLSSYKVAAPKPLPEGKVTIRYEFVYDGGQGKGGKGTIFVDGEKVAEGRIDRTQANIFSADEGADVGLDGETPVTDDYKERDNKFTGKIGKVTVDLK comes from the coding sequence TTGGGTCCGAACTCCTCGGTCGACGACCAGCAGACGTTCAAACTCGACCGGACGGTCCTGCCGATTCTTGAGCCGAAGCTCCCGCCGATCACCGAACTCGACGCCCGCAACGCGAAGGCCCCGCCGCGGTTTGAGGTCAAGGCGCCTGCCAAGGCCCCGAACGTGCTTGTCGTGCTGATCGACGACATGGGCTTCGGTCAGTCCAGCGCCTTCGGCGGACCGATCCACATGCCGACGCTAGAGAAAATGGCCAAGGGCGGCCTGAGATACAACCAGTTCCACACCACTGCACTCTGCTCGCCGAGCCGCGCTGCCTTGCTGACCGGACGCAATCATCACGTCTGTAACATGGGATCGATCACCGAGACTGCCACCGCATTCCCAGGCCAGACCGGGCAACGCCCGAACAGCGTAGCACCGCTGGCGGAGATGTTGCGGCTCAATGGGTACAGCACGTCCGCCTTCGGCAAGTCGCATGAGACCGCCGCCTGGGAAGTGAGCCCGTCCGGCCCGACCGACCGGTGGCCGACCCGCGCCGGCTTCGACAAGTTCTACGGATTCATCGGCGGCGAGGCGAACCAGTGGTCCCCGGCGATCTACGAGGACATGACCCGCATCGAGGTACCGAAGGACCCGAACTACCACCTCATGACGGACCTCGCCAACCAGGCGATCAAGTGGACGAACTTCCAGAAATCGCTGACGCCTGACAAGCCGTTTTTCACCTACTTCGCGCCTGGTGCAACGCACGCCCCGCATCACGTGCCGAAGGAGTGGATCGCCAAGTATAAGGGCAAATTCGACCAGGGCTGGGACACGCTTCGTGAAGAGACGCTTTCCCGCCAGATCAAGCTCGGCGTCGTCCCCTCCGGTACGAAGCTCGCGCCCAAGCCCGATGCCATCAAGGATTGGGACAAACTCGGCGTCGACGAGAAGCGACTCTTCGCCCGCCAGATGGAGGTCTTCGCCGGGTTCGGCGAATATGCCGACTACGAAGTCGGCCGCGTCATCCAGGCTATCGACGACCTCGGTCAGTTGGACAACACGCTCGTCTTCTACATCGTCGGCGACAACGGCGCGAGCGGCGAAGGCACCATGAACGGGCTTTTCAATGAAATGACGTACTTCAACGGCGTACCGGAAACGGTGCCTGAGATCCTCAAGCATCTCGACGAACTGGGCGGCCCGAGCTCCTACGGCCACTACGCCGCCGGTTGGGCCGTGGCCGGCGACGCGCCGTTCGCCTGGACGAAGCAAGTCGCCGGCAGCTACGGCGGCACTCGCAACGGAATGGTGATCCACTGGCCCGAGGGGATCGCGGCCAAGGGCGAGATTCGTTCGCAGTGGCATCACGTCATCGACATCGCACCGACGATCCTCGAAGCGGCCGGCCTGCCCGAACCCACGGTGGTCAACACCACGCCCCAGACGCCCATCGAAGGCGTGAGCATGCTGTACTCGTTCGCGGACGCGAAGGCGAAGGACCGGCACAAGACGCAGTACTTCGAGATCTTCGGTAACCGCGGCATCTACCACGACGGCTGGTTGGCCCACACCGTTCACCGTGCCGCCTGGGAGATGACACCACGGAGGCCATTCCTCGAAGACAAGTGGGAGCTGTACCACGTCGACGAGGACTTCAGCTCGGCGAACGATGTGGCCGCGAAGCATCCCGAGAAGCTCAAGGAATTGCAGGAGCTTTTCCTGAAGGAGGCCACCAAAAACCATGCCTTGCCGCTCGATGATCGCGTGATCGAGCGTGCGAATGCCGCTCTCGCGGGTCGTCCCGACCTGATGGCAGGCCGCACCTCGCTCACGGTCTACGAGGGCATGATCGGGATGACGGAGAACGTCTTCATCAACACCAAGAACAAGTCGCACACCATCACCGCCGAGGTCCAGGTTCCGAAAGGTGGCGTGAACGGCGTGATCCTGTCCCAGGCCGGGCGATTCGGCGGATGGAGTTTGTACGTCAAGGATGGCAAGCCGGCTTACACGTACAACTTCCTCGGCCTCAGTTCATATAAGGTTGCTGCTCCCAAACCGCTGCCCGAGGGCAAGGTGACGATCCGCTACGAGTTCGTGTACGACGGCGGTCAGGGCAAGGGCGGCAAGGGCACGATCTTCGTCGACGGTGAGAAGGTCGCCGAGGGGCGGATCGACCGCACGCAGGCCAACATCTTCTCGGCCGACGAAGGCGCGGACGTCGGCCTCGATGGCGAGACACCGGTGACCGACGATTACAAGGAACGCGACAACAAGTTCACCGGCAAGATCGGCAAGGTGACCGTCGATCTGAAATAG
- a CDS encoding nucleoside-diphosphate sugar epimerase/dehydratase, producing the protein MPNPIGAVRGGNLEADRDSGAATRDNNERGSSRCRRAAGAYQELLADVIPRCRIPILLMLHGLAFAGVYLLAHVIRCDGSVPTSLADAAIAALPLVVGLKVATFLACGCHRGWWRSATFSDLTGLAEVATISSLTLALASVLSRGLWPAPRSVLVIDWAGSLLALCGARGTVRLLHDRYGPLFATRRISRVLVVGAGEAGEELVRQISSHPKMGLKVVGILDHDRLTHGRVLAGARVLGDPAELARLSARHRVEALLIPSPAVPATEVRDLSRACGAAGLKAQVVPGFDSLLSGALTVQPRDVDIEDLLCRESVRLDGPAIAAFLEGRVVLVTGASGSIGSELCRQVLTFRPARLILLDHSENGLFFLERRLRPFVSGATEVVPCIASITDAERIRALFAEHRPHVVLHAAAHKHVPMMESNPGEAVKNNVFGTRTVVDESLRARVDAFVMISTDKAVNPTSIMGVCKRLAEIYMQSLSGRTNTRLVTVRFGNVLGSNGSVVPIFKDQIRDGEPITVTHPDMTRYFMTIPEAAQLVLQAGAQGRGGEIFVLDMGEPVKIVDLARDMIRLSGQAEGRDVEIIFTGMRPGEKLHEELYDQGEELLATAHPKIRAARHRPYPQDRIDAGLDRLVAAVDGPAKQIVAILADLVPGYRPDRIDPAQHSSDRRPATIGGPTQDSLPEIQAIHSQTLGTLETRGPGATFELAGSNVVSSIYPPARPAARPERLGRLVGSAVS; encoded by the coding sequence GTGCCGAATCCCATCGGCGCCGTCCGGGGCGGAAATCTCGAGGCCGATCGCGACTCCGGGGCGGCTACGCGGGATAACAATGAACGCGGATCGTCGAGATGCAGGAGGGCCGCCGGAGCCTACCAGGAGCTGCTCGCGGACGTCATCCCGCGTTGCCGGATCCCGATCTTGCTGATGCTCCACGGGCTGGCCTTCGCGGGGGTCTATCTGCTGGCCCACGTCATCCGCTGCGACGGATCGGTGCCCACGTCCCTCGCGGATGCGGCGATCGCGGCCCTCCCGCTAGTCGTCGGGCTGAAGGTGGCGACCTTCTTGGCGTGCGGGTGCCACCGAGGGTGGTGGCGCTCGGCGACCTTCTCCGACCTGACCGGCCTGGCCGAGGTTGCCACGATCAGCTCACTGACGCTGGCACTGGCCAGCGTGCTATCCCGGGGGCTCTGGCCCGCCCCGCGATCGGTCCTGGTCATCGATTGGGCCGGCAGCCTCCTCGCCCTGTGTGGTGCCCGCGGGACCGTCCGGCTGCTCCACGATCGATACGGGCCCCTCTTCGCGACACGGCGGATAAGCCGCGTGCTCGTCGTCGGCGCAGGCGAAGCCGGCGAGGAACTGGTGCGGCAGATCAGCTCTCACCCCAAGATGGGCCTGAAGGTCGTTGGCATCCTCGATCACGATCGCCTCACTCATGGACGTGTCTTGGCCGGCGCACGGGTCCTCGGCGACCCGGCCGAGCTGGCGAGGCTCTCCGCCCGCCATCGGGTCGAGGCCCTGCTGATCCCCAGCCCAGCGGTTCCGGCGACCGAGGTCCGCGACCTGTCCAGGGCCTGCGGCGCGGCGGGGCTGAAGGCCCAGGTCGTCCCTGGGTTCGACTCACTCCTCTCCGGCGCCCTGACTGTCCAGCCCCGCGATGTCGACATCGAGGACCTGCTCTGCCGCGAGTCGGTTCGGCTTGACGGACCGGCGATCGCCGCCTTCCTGGAGGGCCGCGTCGTCCTGGTCACCGGCGCATCGGGCAGCATCGGCTCCGAACTCTGCCGCCAGGTCCTCACGTTCCGCCCCGCACGCCTCATCCTTCTCGACCACTCGGAGAATGGGCTGTTCTTCCTGGAGCGTAGGCTCCGACCCTTCGTGTCCGGAGCGACCGAGGTCGTCCCCTGCATCGCCAGCATCACCGATGCCGAGAGGATCAGGGCCCTGTTCGCCGAACATCGTCCGCACGTCGTCCTACACGCCGCGGCACACAAGCATGTCCCGATGATGGAGTCCAACCCCGGCGAGGCGGTCAAGAACAACGTCTTCGGCACGCGTACTGTGGTCGACGAGTCGCTCCGCGCCCGCGTCGACGCGTTTGTGATGATCTCCACCGACAAGGCGGTTAACCCGACCAGCATCATGGGAGTCTGCAAGCGACTCGCCGAGATCTACATGCAATCGCTCTCCGGACGGACAAACACGCGGCTGGTCACCGTCCGCTTCGGCAACGTCCTGGGCTCCAACGGCAGCGTCGTGCCGATCTTCAAGGATCAGATCCGTGATGGCGAGCCGATCACCGTCACTCACCCCGACATGACCCGCTACTTCATGACCATCCCCGAGGCGGCGCAGCTGGTCCTTCAGGCCGGGGCCCAGGGGAGGGGGGGCGAGATCTTCGTGCTCGACATGGGCGAGCCGGTCAAGATTGTCGACCTGGCCCGCGACATGATCCGGCTGTCTGGCCAGGCCGAGGGGCGCGACGTCGAGATCATCTTCACGGGCATGCGGCCCGGCGAGAAGCTCCACGAGGAATTGTACGACCAGGGCGAGGAGTTGCTCGCGACGGCTCATCCCAAGATCCGCGCAGCCCGGCACCGCCCTTATCCGCAAGACAGGATCGACGCCGGGCTCGATCGGCTCGTCGCCGCCGTCGACGGCCCCGCCAAGCAAATTGTCGCCATCCTCGCCGACCTAGTGCCCGGCTATCGACCCGATCGAATCGACCCCGCCCAGCACTCCTCCGATCGTCGCCCCGCCACCATCGGGGGACCAACGCAAGATTCCCTGCCCGAGATTCAAGCAATTCACTCACAAACCTTGGGAACGCTTGAAACAAGAGGTCCTGGCGCAACATTCGAGCTCGCCGGATCCAACGTGGTGTCCTCGATCTATCCCCCGGCTCGCCCGGCCGCGCGTCCCGAGCGGCTCGGCCGACTCGTCGGGTCCGCTGTGTCATAG